One Indicator indicator isolate 239-I01 chromosome 9, UM_Iind_1.1, whole genome shotgun sequence genomic window carries:
- the TRIM35 gene encoding E3 ubiquitin-protein ligase TRIM35 translates to MLQAYSRTPSRRLARRRGRSRRCYSPSESSPGSAMEKEASVSISSLVAASATTSSTATFKEELLCPICYDPFREAVTLGCGHNFCKGCVTRSWEHGAHVCPVCKERSSLDDLRINHTLNNLVEKILKEERQRRGQAAALCPLHHQEAKLFCLEDKELACFACQSSKQHEGHKLRPVQETATDFRACEVPEGISSPQAKLKNMETSLRDKAKDFGTAHRAYESIFKHNQAEVTRLREQIKQEFEKLHSFLRSEEQALLDELQEEVQHKQDFIEGKMKQLSEDCYTLLNEARQLQNDLKEDDYTFLMAHKNRKRRIACAAEEPEDMPVGMLFDVAKYLGSLQYNVWKKMLNIITVVPFTFNPNSAAGWLEVSEDLTSVTNRGYKLLVENPERFTSAPCILGSRGFSAGFHTWEVDLGGIANWRVGVARPHNGTQWTFHHDARSGFWYIYHLPGIDIEMDRASNAARLETALGSVKRIRVELDCDEGELSFYDADRRTHIYTFHEKFSSTVYPYFYVGPAAVGAVHEPLRICPLRVRVQEDVSV, encoded by the exons ATGTTGCAGGCGTACAGCCGGACACCCTCCCGCCGCCTTGCCCGGCGCAGAGGCCGCTCCCGGCGCTGCTACTCGCCCTCGGAGAG CAGCCCCGGGAG TGCCATGGAGAAGGAAGCCAGCGTCTCGATCAGCAGCTTGGTGGCCGCCTCCGCCACCACGTCTTCCACGGCCACTTTCaaggaagagctgctgtgcccCATCTGCTACGACCCTTTTCGGGAAGCTGTGACACTGGGCTGCGGCCACAACTTCTGCAAGGGCTGCGTGACCCGTTCCTGGGAGCACGGCGCTCACGTCTGCCCCGTGTGCAAGGAGCGCTCCTCGCTGGACGACCTCCGCATCAACCACACGCTCAACAACCTGGTGGAGAAGATCCTCAAGGAGGAACGACAGCGGCGAGGCCAGGCGGCCGCCCTCTGTCCCCTGCACCACCAAGAGGCCAAACTCTTCTGCCTGGAGGACAAGGAGCTGGCATGCTTTGCCTGTCAGAGCTCCAAGCAACACGAAGGGCACAAGCTGCggccggtgcaggagacagcgACAGATTTCAGG GCTTGTGAGGTTCCAGAAGGCATTTCCTCTCCACAGGCCAAGCTGAAGAACATGGAGACCTCCCTGCGGGATAAAGCGAAGGATTTTGGGACCGCCCATCGTGCCTACGAGTCCATCTTCAAACACAACCAG GCGGAGGTGACGCGGCTGAGGGAGCAGATCAAGCAGGAGTTTGAGAAGCTGCACAGCTTCCTGCGCAGTGAggagcaggctctgctggacgagctgcaggaggaggtgcagcaCAAGCAGGACTTCATCGAGGGCAAGATGAAGCAGCTGTCGGAGGACTGCTACACCCTGCTCAACGAAGCCAGGCAGCTCCAGAATGACCTCAAGGAGGATGACTACACCTTCCTCATG GCTCACAAGAACCGCAAGCGCAG gaTTGCCTGTGCAGCTGAGGAACCAGAGGACATGCCTGTAGGGATGCTCTTTGATGTTGCCAAGTACCTGGGCTCACTGCAGTACAACGTGTGGAAAAAGATGCTGAACATCATCACTGTAG TCCCCTTCACCTTCAACCCCAACTCTGCGGCGGGCTGGCTTGAGGTGTCAGAGGACCTCACCAGCGTcaccaacagaggctacaagcTGCTGGTGGAGAACCCTGAGCGCTTCACCTCAGCCCCCTGCATCCTGGGCTCCCGCGGCTTCTCCGCCGGCTTCCACACCTGGGAGGTGGACCTGGGCGGCATCGCGAACTGGCGGGTGGGGGTGGCTCGGCCGCACAACGGCACCCAGTGGACCTTCCACCACGATGCTCGCTCTGGCTTCTGGTACATCTATCACCTGCCCGGGATCGACATCGAGATGGATCGAGCCTCCAACGCCGCGCGCCTGGAGACGGCGCTGGGCAGCGTGAAGCGGATCCGGGTGGAGCTGGACTGCGACGAAGGGGAGCTGTCCTTCTACGACGCTGACCGCAGGACCCACATCTACACCTTCCACGAGAAGTTCAGCAGCACTGTCTACCCTTACTTCTACGTGGGGCCCGCGGCGGTGGGCGCCGTGCATGAGCCCCTCCGCATCTGTCCCCTCCGGGTCCGCGTCCAGGAGGACGTCTCTGTTTAA